The Toxorhynchites rutilus septentrionalis strain SRP chromosome 3, ASM2978413v1, whole genome shotgun sequence genome includes a region encoding these proteins:
- the LOC129777767 gene encoding uncharacterized protein LOC129777767 has protein sequence MFEGDINDLPSQVLCEMFDRLSLDEQNIAKGTCKLWLHILSSDYYLRARRFILCPENTSCGEDETRVWNLKKMKRYRSFAIRDATVTRSTGSQFWANLRTFLSTKKVMLHIEDLQLRMHNYSLGDVLGFVDPWSFPSLKTISYRASVWIDRVDIYPGNLRAPKLRHLQLEDANMTIALYVMRFSEQIDELTVRFSDKFMLFRTIADWEFSSVRSLTLCTTNALHLPKLIQYVDFGDRHMRIFARLNYLKISDKENIFFSAYKDIFRASRNLETLIVEGHEMCEDSFNAIGGLRRLKELCLLVDIHRYWDLRKLSLLELVTLTTYVGVIAPLRNAPKLKRLYIKNKILRGKYMFAMDDRHNTYIRAISQKLEYLHIHGVELDDTLCNQICELTNLKTLIMEQVEVQDGGIRQILRTLYRLQSFHLIRCKVVKMVSVLDHFRNARLAADEGFADEDNMDFLEDMKCTYPRCEIATVDNKLEIRFHCELPNFFEFGMHMVALRRVVNRNFV, from the exons ATGTTTGAAGGTGATATAAATGATCTCCCGTCACAAGTGTTATGTGAAATGTTCGATAGGTTATCTTTGGACGAGCAAAACATAGCAAAAGGGACTTGTAAGCTTTGGCTTCACATTCTAAGCAGCGATTATTATCTGCGAGCGCGACGGTTCATTCTCTGCCCGGAAAACACATCTTGTGGTGAGGATGAAACCAGAGTGTGGAACCTAAAGAAGATGAAACGCTACCGATCATTCGCAATAAGGGATGCAACAGTGACGAGGTCTACTGGCTCCCAATTCTGGGCCAATCTGCGGACATTCCTGTCTACCAAGAAAGTGATGCTCCATATTGAGGATCTGCAGCTGAGAATGCATAACTACTCACTCGGCGATGTGTTGGGGTTTGTGGATCCTTGGAGTTTTCCCAGTCTCAAAACAATCAGCTACCGTGCATCAGTATGGATTGACCGGGTGGATATTTACCCTGGCAACCTGAGGGCTCCAAAGTTGAGGCACCTGCAGCTGGAGGACGCAAATATGACGATTGCCCTTTACGTGATGAGGTTCAGCGAGCAAATCGATGAACTGACTGTACGGTTTAGCGacaaatttatgttgttcagaACGATTGCAGATTGGGAATTTTCGAGCGTACGAAGCCTAACGCTTTGCACCACAAACGCTCTCCACCTGCCTAAACTTATACAATATGTTGATTTTGGCGATCGTCATATGCGAATTTTTGCACGACTGAACTATTTGAAAATAAGCGATAAAGAGAACATATTTTTCTCGGCCTATAAGGATATTTTTCGAGCCTCGAGAAATTTGGAAACATTAATTGTCGAAGGCCATGAAATGTGCGAAGATTCGTTCAACGCTATAGGCGGACTCCGACGACTGAAGGAACTATGTTTGCTTGTCGATATACACAGATACTGGGACTTGAGAAAGTTAAGCTTGCTGGAGCTCGTAACACTGACAACGTATGTCGGAGTAATTGCTCCGCTTCGAAATGCACCGAAACTGAAACGTTTGTACATTAAGAACAAAATCTTGCGCGGAAAATATATGTTTGCCATGGATGATCGGCACAACACATA catACGAGCAATCAGTCAGAAACTGGAATATCTTCACATTCATGGAGTGGAATTGGACGACACGCTTTGCAATCAGATTTGCGAACTAACAAATCTGAAGACCTTGATAATGGAACAAGTCGAAGTG CAAGATGGTGGAATTCGTCAAATTCTTCGTACACTCTACAGACTGCAAAGTTTTCAcctcattcggtgtaaggtgGTGAAGATGGTTTCGGTACTCGATCATTTCCGCAACGCGCGTCTGGCAGCCGATGAAGGCTTCGCGGACGAAGACAACATGGATTTTCTCGAGGACATGAAGTGTACGTATCCGCGTTGCGAGATTGCAACCGTTGACAACAAGTTGGAGATCCGCTTCCACTGTGAGCTGCCAAATTTCTTCGAGTTCGGCATGCATATGGTCGCCTTACGCCGTGTTGTAAATCGTAACTTTGTGTAG